Proteins encoded in a region of the Coffea eugenioides isolate CCC68of chromosome 4, Ceug_1.0, whole genome shotgun sequence genome:
- the LOC113767302 gene encoding uncharacterized protein LOC113767302: protein MHCTETQETTGDTNNCVLALASNNSATNNLQERRPWEKLQAETKLIESSATPLCDRIGVDRGQCPKPAAKVNSRQGKKKRDKHTTRHPNAVNLDHRVDNMTNNSGILSNVSACAMDNISSGPVSELIPNEGRSKQKRRYTMETDEKTVQSEISNLMTCSPVDEDVLPVSVKSIPTEDLEMTNNVAGYCLSGGRKEATEECKKRILSESADISVKVEARSCRATLKSEKCLRPLNSDGIPVSAGKIKVESSLLESHDDDEGVTNDSSEMKFQKTCQRTCQIREVVKTYSRKRKKVYDYPMVDSKSFQEDTSSLAEENMKKSSSDHAVQMYSGDCSKDLNEKKLVEGVLEDLLLDKVDDGCTDVESLGMENERRTDIDNCKRKTTEGCLDKDVPLVHSAEQHFEQCERVKPDHVMGMQGDSRISHVAKEIDEESGKIVSDEYVDKHSLPSLSDLSNSRYATPQVDNYMNNSLGRSLIGSYGKKLLVLDINGLLADIVRVPHRCMPDAIISGKAVFKRPFCDDFLQFCFTRFSVGIWSSRTKRNVELILDFLMGDAKKKLLFCWDQYHCTETGFNTVENREKPLLVKKLKKLWEKYERNLPWERGEYNETNTLLIDDSPHKALGNPPHTAIFPYSYQYSDEDDNSLGPGGALRVYLEGLGNAENVQKYVEENPFGQRPITEKNLSWRFYLKVIEAISSTSRDIPYRYSRENYHWRARDTPDRYSRDTPDRYSREHYHWRARDTLNRYSRENYHWRARDTPNTYSRENYHWQANR, encoded by the exons ATGCACTGTACGGAAACGCAAGAAACCACGGGGGACACTAATAATTGCGTTTTGGCATTGGCTTCAAATAACAGTGCCACGAATAATCTGCAAGAAAGAAGGCCCTGGGAGAAATTGCAGGCTGAAACTAAATTGATAGAGAGCTCTGCTACTCCTTTATGTGATAGAATTGGTGTAGACAGAGGCCAGTGTCCAAAACCTGCTGCTAAAGTGAATTCAAGGCAgggaaagaaaaagagggaCAAGCATACTACAAGGCACCCTAATGCTGTAAACCTTGATCACCGGGTGGACAATATGACCAATAATTCTGGGATCCTAAGCAATGTTTCTGCATGTGCTATGGACAATATCAGTTCTGGTCCAGTTTCAGAGTTGATACCCAATGAAGGAAGAAGTAAACAGAAAAGGAGGTACACTATGGAGACTGATGAGAAGACTGTGCAATCAGAAATTTCTAATCTCATGACTTGCAGTCCTGTTGATGAAGATGTATTACCCGTATCAGTTAAGTCTATCCCAACAGAAGATTTAGAAATGACGAACAATGTTGCAGGTTATTGTTTATCTGGGGGGAGGAAAGAAGCAACTGAGGAATGTAAGAAGCGTATCCTTTCTGAGAGTGCTGATATTTCTGTGAAAGTTGAAGCTAGAAGTTGTAGAGCTACCTTGAAATCAGAAAAGTGTCTTCGTCCTCTTAATTCAGATGGGATACCTGTCTCTGCGGGCAAGATTAAGGTTGAGAGCAGTTTGCTGGAGAGTCATGATGATGATGAGGGGGTTACTAATGATTCATCAGAAATGAAGTTTCAGAAAACCTGCCAAAGAACTTGTCAAATAAGAGAAGTAGTCAAGACTTATTccaggaaaaggaaaaaagtctATGATTACCCTATGGTTGACTCAAAGTCCTTCCAGGAGGATACTAGCTCTTTAGCGGAAGAGAACATGAAAAAATCTTCTTCAGATCATGCAGTTCAAATGTATTCAGGTGACTGTAGCAAGGATTTGAATGAAAAGAAGTTGGTTGAAGGAGTTTTGGAAGATCTTCTACTGGACAAAGTTGATGATGGCTGTACAGATGTTGAAAGCCTAGGGATGGAGAACGAGAGACGTACGGACATAGATAATTGTAAGAGAAAAACAACTGAAGGTTGTCTGGATAAGGATGTGCCTTTAGTACACAGTGCTGAACAACATTTTGAGCAGTGTGAGAGGGTAAAGCCTGATCACGTCATGGGTATGCAGGGTGATTCGAGAATATCACATGTGGCTAAAGAAATTGATGAAGAATCTGGAAAGATAGTCTCCGATGAATATGTGGATAAACACTCACTTCCATCACTATCAGATCTGAGCAATTCGAGGTATGCTACCCCCCAGGTTGACAATTACATGAATAATTCACTCGGAAGATCTCTGATTGGCAGTTATGGAAAAAAGCTTCTCGTCCTTGATATAAATGGGCTGCTGGCTGATATTGTTCGTGTACCACATAGATGTATGCCTGATGCAATAATATCAGGGAAAGCAG TTTTCAAGAGGCCATTTTGTGATGACTTTTTGCAATTCTGCTTTACAAGATTCAGCGTTGGTATCTGGTCATCAAGAACGAA GCGAAATGTAGAGTTAATTCTTGATTTTCTCATGGGGGATGCTAAGAAGAAGTTACTCTTTTGTTGG GATCAATATCATTGTACTGAGACTGGTTTCAACACCGTTGAGAACAGAGAAAAGCCTCTCCTAGTAAAGAAACTTAAGAAATTATGGGAGAAGTATGAACGAAATCTACCCTGGGAAAGAGGAGAATACAATGAAACAAACACGCTTTTGATAGATGACTCTCCGCATAAGGCCTTAGGGAATCCA CCACATACAGCTATCTTTCCCTACTCATATCAATATTCAGATGAGGATGATAATTCATTAG GACCTGGAGGTGCTTTGCGAGTCTATCTGGAAGGACTAGGCAATGCTGAAAATGTACAGAAGTATGTAGAGGAAAATCCTTTTGGTCAGCGACCCATCACAGAGAAAAATTTATCCTGGCGTTTCTATCTTAAGGTTATTGAAGCAATTTCATCAACATCCAGAGATATTCCTTATAGATATTCAAGAGAAAATTATCACTGGCGAGCAAGAGATACTCCTGATAGATATTCAAGAGATACTCCTGATAGATATTCAAGAGAACATTATCACTGGCGAGCAAGAGATACTCTGAATAGATATTCAAGAGAAAATTATCACTGGCGAGCAAGAGACACTCCTAATACATATTCAAGAGAAAATTATCACTGGCAAGCAAATAGATAA